A stretch of Aerococcus christensenii DNA encodes these proteins:
- a CDS encoding NAD kinase, whose amino-acid sequence MRIAVVNNEKGSSVTIRNRFLTAIEGTEVVYDEKNPDMIVSIGGDGTLLEAFHRYVDRLDKVRFIGIHTGHLGFYTDWQVEELEDFIPFLLSDSGESISYPLLEVRLAHEDGKVEKMIALNEATIRRIEGTMTGEVFIKEDKFELFKGDGLCISTPTGSTGLNKSLGGAVVHPRLDTLQMTEIASLNNRVYRTLSSPLLIAGDEWFHVRLDDAYLEGVMMTLDHLNFSLKGVRDIEFRLAKERVHFARYRHMHFWNRVETAFIGWKE is encoded by the coding sequence ATGCGGATTGCAGTGGTCAATAACGAAAAAGGATCGTCAGTCACCATCAGAAATCGTTTTTTGACAGCGATAGAAGGGACAGAAGTCGTGTATGATGAGAAGAATCCGGATATGATAGTCTCTATTGGAGGAGACGGCACCTTACTAGAAGCCTTTCATCGTTATGTCGATCGCTTGGACAAGGTACGCTTCATTGGTATTCATACTGGCCACTTAGGTTTTTATACTGATTGGCAAGTGGAAGAATTGGAAGATTTTATCCCCTTTCTCTTGAGCGATTCTGGAGAAAGTATTTCCTATCCTCTATTAGAGGTGCGTTTAGCCCATGAAGATGGAAAAGTAGAGAAGATGATTGCTTTGAATGAAGCCACTATTCGTCGGATTGAAGGGACCATGACTGGCGAAGTCTTTATTAAGGAGGACAAATTTGAACTCTTTAAGGGGGATGGTTTATGTATCTCAACGCCTACGGGATCCACTGGTTTGAATAAGTCTCTTGGGGGGGCTGTGGTGCATCCCCGATTAGATACTTTACAAATGACGGAGATCGCATCGCTCAATAACCGCGTCTATCGCACCTTATCAAGTCCCTTACTTATTGCGGGAGACGAATGGTTCCACGTTCGGTTGGATGATGCTTATTTAGAAGGCGTGATGATGACTTTGGATCATCTCAATTTTTCATTGAAAGGCGTTCGAGATATTGAGTTCCGTTTGGCTAAGGAACGGGTTCATTTTGCGAGGTATCGGCATATGCATTTTTGGAATCGGGTTGAAACCGCCTTTATCGGGTGGAAAGAATAG
- a CDS encoding RluA family pseudouridine synthase, producing MLFFSWVCEEAMSVRTFLKRKGVSRKQLADIKYRQGYILVNNKIRRSRHRLEVGDKVTVVYPPEGLQDSILPVAHPLEILYEDRDYLIINKPSGYTSIPSYAKEEPCMANFVKAYYQEKAYDNQVIHVVTRLDRYTSGAMLFAKHKYAHSMMDTLMQKGGLDKRYYAYTKDLLPQKHGVIEAPIGRKEDSILERCVRPDGQYAKTEYWWLQDLGKCQQYEVKLYTGRTHQIRVHFAYLGSPLCGDDFYKGSVEPALQGQALHCHHLVFTQPITGEVVDVEAPLSEELSQWLDLRQ from the coding sequence ATGTTATTTTTTTCTTGGGTGTGTGAGGAAGCCATGTCAGTGAGAACCTTCCTCAAAAGAAAGGGTGTGTCTAGAAAACAACTCGCAGACATCAAATACCGTCAGGGGTATATTCTGGTGAATAACAAGATTCGCCGGAGCCGACACCGCTTAGAAGTCGGAGACAAGGTGACGGTGGTCTACCCTCCAGAAGGCCTTCAAGACAGTATCCTTCCAGTTGCACATCCCTTAGAGATTCTCTATGAAGACCGAGACTACCTCATCATTAATAAACCCTCAGGCTACACTTCTATCCCCTCCTATGCCAAGGAGGAGCCTTGTATGGCCAACTTTGTCAAGGCCTATTACCAAGAGAAGGCCTACGACAACCAAGTCATCCATGTGGTGACTCGACTCGACCGTTATACCAGTGGAGCCATGCTTTTTGCCAAGCATAAGTACGCCCACTCTATGATGGATACTCTCATGCAGAAGGGAGGGCTCGATAAACGTTACTATGCCTACACTAAGGACCTTCTCCCCCAAAAGCATGGCGTGATCGAAGCCCCTATTGGAAGAAAGGAGGACTCTATTCTCGAACGTTGCGTTAGACCAGACGGCCAATACGCCAAGACAGAGTACTGGTGGTTACAAGACCTTGGCAAGTGCCAGCAGTATGAAGTGAAGCTCTACACCGGACGGACCCATCAGATTCGAGTTCACTTCGCCTACCTCGGCTCTCCCTTATGTGGCGATGATTTCTACAAGGGTAGCGTGGAGCCTGCTCTTCAAGGGCAAGCCCTCCACTGCCATCATCTCGTCTTCACCCAGCCGATCACTGGAGAGGTGGTCGATGTCGAAGCCCCTCTCTCTGAAGAACTCAGTCAGTGGCTTGATCTAAGGCAATAA
- the metA gene encoding homoserine O-acetyltransferase MetA, whose protein sequence is MPIKVKKNLPALKKLAGENIFVMDERRAKMQDFRSLEILIVNLMPTKEATEEQLLRLLSNSPLQVNVTFLHMSSYNAKHTSSDHLEEFYRTFQDVSEKFFDGMIITGAPVEQRPFETVDYWPELVAIMEWSEDHVFSTLHICWGAQAAMYYHFGLDKVDLPQKLFGVYRQHINKPEVSLMRGLDDVFYIPHSRYTEIPRAAIEATKDLEVLISSEETGVSVAHTKDQRFVFVFGHVEYDADTLAKEYERDVKEGLHPQVPVNYYPKDDPRQKPLLRWRSTSNMLFTNWLNYYVYQETPFVIEQISH, encoded by the coding sequence ATGCCAATCAAAGTCAAGAAAAATTTACCCGCCTTAAAGAAATTAGCGGGAGAGAATATTTTTGTAATGGATGAACGCCGGGCGAAGATGCAAGACTTTCGTTCCTTGGAGATTTTAATTGTCAACCTTATGCCAACCAAGGAAGCAACAGAAGAACAGCTATTACGTTTACTCAGTAATTCTCCCCTTCAAGTCAATGTGACCTTCTTGCATATGTCTTCCTATAACGCCAAGCATACCTCCTCGGACCACCTCGAAGAGTTCTATCGAACCTTTCAAGATGTGAGTGAGAAGTTCTTCGATGGCATGATTATCACAGGCGCTCCAGTAGAACAGCGCCCCTTTGAAACGGTGGACTACTGGCCAGAATTAGTAGCTATTATGGAATGGAGCGAAGATCATGTCTTCTCCACTCTTCATATTTGCTGGGGAGCTCAAGCAGCGATGTATTATCATTTTGGCTTGGATAAGGTGGACCTCCCTCAGAAACTCTTTGGAGTCTACCGCCAACACATTAATAAACCGGAAGTTAGCCTGATGAGAGGTTTAGATGACGTCTTCTATATTCCCCACTCCCGCTATACAGAGATCCCTCGTGCAGCCATTGAAGCGACGAAAGACTTAGAAGTCTTGATTTCTTCTGAAGAAACAGGGGTCAGTGTGGCCCATACCAAAGACCAACGTTTTGTTTTCGTCTTTGGACATGTGGAGTATGATGCTGACACTCTCGCCAAAGAATATGAGCGGGATGTGAAAGAGGGCCTTCATCCACAGGTTCCAGTAAATTATTACCCGAAAGATGATCCCCGCCAGAAGCCTCTTCTTCGCTGGCGGTCCACTTCCAATATGCTCTTCACCAACTGGTTGAACTACTACGTCTATCAAGAAACACCATTTGTCATTGAACAGATCAGTCATTAG
- a CDS encoding GNAT family N-acetyltransferase — protein MRINYSTDLTSSLYGDSLTIRQEVFIKEQGVPLSQEIESEEGCTYFVIYDRGFPCGTARTFPLTSSTLKLQRFAVLKAYRKQGIGQRLIKAILKSATKNGYQELVLDAQTHAIGFYKKFGFEVISEEFLDAGILHRRMRCVLSALPSTSND, from the coding sequence ATGCGGATTAATTATTCAACCGATCTGACCTCTTCTCTCTATGGCGACAGTCTCACCATTCGTCAAGAAGTTTTTATTAAGGAGCAAGGCGTCCCCTTATCTCAAGAGATCGAAAGCGAAGAAGGCTGTACCTACTTCGTTATCTATGACCGCGGCTTCCCCTGTGGAACGGCCCGCACCTTCCCACTTACTTCTTCCACGCTCAAACTTCAACGTTTTGCTGTCTTGAAAGCTTATCGAAAGCAAGGCATCGGACAGCGGCTCATAAAGGCTATCCTCAAAAGCGCCACAAAAAACGGCTACCAAGAACTCGTCCTCGATGCCCAAACCCATGCCATCGGTTTTTATAAAAAGTTTGGCTTTGAAGTTATCTCTGAGGAATTCCTAGATGCTGGTATTCTTCATCGAAGGATGCGCTGTGTCTTGTCCGCTCTTCCCTCTACCTCTAATGACTGA
- a CDS encoding V-type ATP synthase subunit I, producing the protein MAIAKMQKISLVAKSEYKSVLLHVLQGLQGVEVSDLTQEDPSSPSLESGETYQETYRWYERSEAVLTLLAQYAPTKPLKVRLKQKRPTLTLSQLYDQVDEQSIKAAIERLESLSKQREEILEKRQKLEKKQAEIGPWKVVTYSPKVLQQARYFTVQLGYLPNDQDHSFYQQLQSIDSVSVEEVFSHKDRMGLVAVMPTSRQEEILEEMKDVGFSPLDYPYEDSPEAVYQALEDQRLALHQEEKTLIQTLKDYTKDLTDFQLASEAFYNQSQRQLVEAFSKDTPYLTYIKAWLTVEDLERIAKCLNQEIGEDHYALIKEEISQEEIDQDEVPIKLENKSWIKPFEPITLMYTTPNYREADPTPFVMPFYMIFFGMMMGDLGYGLLLWLGTTLALQFLDLDDKMRQNLKLGHLLSYPTMIVGICYGSFFGVTLPCQMIDPMSQAMELMIISMGLGFVHLTVGLLIKTVTEWKRRNFEDMYNDGAGWLLLFLGGVLILLAKGLEMPVLASLGKGIAIAAALGIVFVPVIYNKRRMVGFVSGLYNLYGVSSFIGDFVSYSRLMALGLSGGSIAMAFNTMIGQMPPLAKFTIGIVLLGLIHVFNMFLSLLSAYVHGLRLTFVEFFGKFVEGGGKLFQPILILQKYAHITTIDKNVK; encoded by the coding sequence ATGGCAATTGCTAAGATGCAGAAGATTTCATTAGTGGCTAAAAGCGAATACAAATCGGTTCTCCTGCATGTCTTGCAAGGCTTACAAGGGGTAGAGGTCAGTGACTTAACACAAGAAGACCCCTCTTCTCCTTCTTTAGAAAGTGGGGAGACTTACCAAGAGACTTATCGTTGGTACGAACGCTCAGAAGCTGTGTTGACTCTTCTCGCTCAATATGCCCCGACTAAGCCCTTGAAGGTTCGTCTCAAGCAAAAAAGGCCAACTTTGACCTTGAGTCAGCTTTACGACCAAGTCGATGAACAATCTATCAAGGCAGCAATTGAACGTTTAGAGTCTCTCTCCAAACAGAGAGAGGAGATTTTGGAGAAACGACAAAAGCTTGAGAAAAAGCAAGCTGAGATCGGACCATGGAAGGTTGTGACCTATTCTCCAAAAGTTCTTCAACAAGCCAGATATTTTACCGTTCAGTTAGGCTATCTTCCGAATGATCAGGACCACAGCTTTTACCAACAGTTGCAATCCATTGATTCGGTGAGTGTAGAGGAAGTTTTCTCCCATAAGGATCGGATGGGCTTAGTGGCCGTGATGCCAACTTCCCGTCAAGAAGAGATCCTTGAAGAGATGAAGGACGTTGGCTTTTCGCCTTTGGACTATCCTTATGAAGACAGTCCCGAGGCCGTCTATCAAGCCTTAGAAGACCAACGACTAGCCCTCCATCAAGAAGAGAAGACCCTGATTCAAACCTTGAAAGACTACACCAAAGACTTGACCGATTTTCAATTAGCCAGTGAAGCTTTCTATAATCAGAGTCAACGGCAGTTAGTGGAGGCCTTCTCCAAGGATACGCCTTACTTAACCTATATCAAAGCTTGGTTAACGGTGGAGGACCTTGAGCGAATAGCAAAGTGTTTGAACCAAGAAATTGGCGAAGATCACTATGCTTTAATCAAGGAAGAGATCAGCCAAGAAGAAATTGACCAAGATGAAGTACCAATTAAGTTAGAGAATAAGAGCTGGATCAAGCCTTTTGAGCCGATCACGCTTATGTACACCACTCCGAATTATCGGGAAGCAGATCCGACACCCTTCGTGATGCCTTTCTATATGATCTTCTTCGGAATGATGATGGGAGACCTGGGGTATGGACTTTTGCTCTGGCTAGGGACCACTTTGGCCTTGCAGTTCTTAGACCTCGATGACAAGATGCGCCAAAATCTTAAGCTCGGGCATCTCTTAAGTTACCCGACTATGATTGTGGGAATCTGTTACGGGTCTTTCTTCGGGGTGACCTTACCTTGCCAAATGATTGATCCGATGAGTCAAGCCATGGAATTGATGATTATTTCTATGGGCTTAGGTTTCGTTCATTTGACAGTCGGTCTCTTGATTAAGACGGTCACCGAATGGAAGAGACGGAACTTCGAAGACATGTATAATGACGGAGCAGGTTGGCTCCTTCTCTTCTTAGGAGGCGTGCTGATCTTACTGGCTAAGGGACTAGAAATGCCTGTCTTAGCTTCTCTTGGAAAAGGGATCGCCATTGCCGCTGCCTTGGGGATTGTCTTTGTCCCTGTGATTTACAACAAGCGGCGGATGGTAGGTTTTGTGAGCGGCCTGTACAACTTGTATGGCGTCAGTTCCTTTATCGGGGATTTCGTTTCGTACTCTCGCTTAATGGCTCTCGGTCTATCCGGAGGGAGCATCGCCATGGCCTTTAACACGATGATTGGCCAGATGCCCCCTCTCGCCAAATTCACGATTGGAATTGTTCTCTTGGGATTGATTCATGTCTTCAACATGTTCCTCTCCCTCTTGAGTGCCTATGTTCACGGGTTACGGTTAACCTTTGTGGAATTCTTCGGCAAGTTCGTCGAAGGCGGCGGCAAGCTCTTCCAACCGATTCTTATCTTACAAAAATATGCGCATATCACAACGATAGATAAAAACGTAAAATAA
- a CDS encoding V-type ATP synthase subunit K, whose translation MQNWLEFFVQHGGAVFAYLGAAVAVFLSGIGSAKGVGETGSAAAALIKDQPEKFVSALILQLLPGTQGLYGFMVGMAIFMKVTPSLTFEQGVMYLFAALPVGIVGLVSAKYQGQVSTSSLQILAKRPENNVNGIILAVMVETYAILSLVISLMMVNAVH comes from the coding sequence ATGCAAAATTGGTTAGAATTTTTTGTACAACACGGTGGTGCAGTCTTCGCTTATTTAGGAGCTGCAGTAGCAGTTTTCCTATCAGGAATTGGTTCAGCCAAAGGGGTCGGTGAGACAGGGTCTGCAGCTGCTGCCTTAATTAAGGACCAACCTGAAAAATTTGTGTCCGCTTTGATTTTACAATTACTCCCAGGGACCCAAGGACTTTATGGATTCATGGTAGGTATGGCGATCTTCATGAAAGTTACACCATCCTTAACCTTTGAACAAGGGGTGATGTATCTCTTTGCAGCTCTTCCAGTAGGGATTGTGGGCTTAGTTTCTGCCAAATACCAAGGTCAAGTTTCTACTTCTTCTCTTCAAATTTTAGCTAAACGTCCTGAAAATAACGTGAACGGGATCATCTTGGCTGTTATGGTTGAAACCTACGCCATCTTATCCTTAGTCATCTCTTTAATGATGGTTAATGCGGTACACTAA